In the genome of Mucisphaera calidilacus, one region contains:
- a CDS encoding IspD/TarI family cytidylyltransferase: MRLALILLAAGRGSRFGLSGGRTKVELLLGGRPVFLHALDRFAGVAGMTQRLLVVSPDDQAGFESRWADELRAADARVVAGGLRDRWESVWLALGALEEDVTHVAIHDAARPCTDPASIERVVAGLADYGAVIPALCVSSTLKRSTGDPPGEIHGTVDRSGLVEVQTPQAFERGLLEAAFLEVIEDLRSGHAHVTDDASLIERRGGRVLGVEGDAGNIKITRPGDEVLAEAILRHRYPA, encoded by the coding sequence ATGCGTCTGGCGTTGATCCTGCTGGCGGCGGGCAGGGGCAGTCGGTTCGGGCTGTCGGGCGGCAGGACCAAGGTCGAGTTGCTGCTGGGCGGCCGCCCGGTGTTCCTGCACGCGTTGGATCGATTCGCGGGTGTAGCGGGGATGACGCAGCGATTGCTGGTGGTTTCGCCTGATGATCAGGCGGGTTTTGAGAGCCGGTGGGCGGATGAACTGCGGGCCGCGGACGCGCGTGTGGTGGCAGGGGGATTGCGTGACCGGTGGGAGTCGGTCTGGTTGGCGCTGGGGGCGTTGGAGGAGGACGTGACGCATGTGGCGATTCATGACGCGGCGCGTCCCTGCACGGATCCTGCGTCGATTGAGCGTGTGGTAGCGGGTCTTGCGGACTACGGGGCGGTGATCCCTGCGTTGTGCGTTTCGAGCACGCTCAAGCGTTCGACGGGTGATCCGCCCGGGGAGATCCACGGCACGGTGGATCGGTCGGGCCTGGTGGAGGTTCAGACGCCTCAGGCGTTCGAGCGTGGCCTGCTTGAAGCGGCGTTTCTGGAGGTGATCGAGGACCTGCGGTCGGGGCATGCGCACGTGACCGACGATGCGTCGCTGATCGAGCGACGGGGCGGTCGTGTGCTGGGCGTGGAGGGTGACGCGGGGAATATCAAGATCACGCGGCCCGGCGACGAGGTGCTCGCCGAGGCGATCCTGAGGCATCGCTACCCGGCATAA